The Pseudanabaena sp. ABRG5-3 genome includes the window GAAAATCCTTATATGAATCTGACTACCTTCTTTGGACTCAAGAGACTATAACTAAGTTAAAAGCTAGAGACTTTGATCATGTAGACTTTGAAAACTTGATAGAGGAGATTGAGGATTTGGGGCGTTCTTATCGGGATGAGCTAGAGAGTCGATTGGATGTATTGCTATCGCATATTTTGAAGCGTTTGTACGTTCCTCTGGTCAATGATTACAATGGTTGGGAAAGAACAATTAGAGAACAGCGTAAACAAATTAGACGACGTTTAGAAAAGTCTCCTAGTCTTAAAAATTATTTGGCTGAAATTTTTGATAATATTTGGAAAGAGGCTCTTAAGGAAGTTCGAGAAGACTATCCACAGTATGAATTTCCTGATTTGTGGCACTTTAATCGTGATATTGATACATTGTTAAATGGTAATTTCTGGAGTTAAAGTGAAAGCGATCGCCCCTCAACTCAATCTCAACAATGCCCATCAAGAGGAGATCGACTAAAATATATGAAAGGCAATATTTACGAATTGTTGGATGTTGTTAAAGACTGTTCGCTTGGTTGAGATGGAGATTGTTTAATCAGTCTCATTAATAAGCGCAAGCCTTCATTAACTGCTCCTGAATCTGGGAAAAGTTTTGCAACATCAGGATCTAGTTGCACAGTGATTGGAGATCGCTTCCTACCTTGCCCACGAGCAACAACAGTGAGTTGAGTAAAGTCATATTCGGGGCGTAAATCATCTTCCATTTCAAAGTTCTGATTCATATACTTTACGTTCTTTGCGAGTGGCTGGACGGGCGCTAATTAGACGGGTGATATCTTGACGATCAGTGTAAGAAACCACTAGTAATCTTCCTCTGGCTGATTCTCCCATAATAAGAAAACGTTGTTCCAGCACAGAATGTTCTGGATCGGCAAAGGTTAAAAATAACGGATCGTCAAATACAGAAGTAGCTTCATCGAAAGAGATTCCATGCTTAGCAAGATTGCTTTTGGCTTTTTCCTCATCCCAATCAAACAACATGGCTCGAATTTGCTAAAACTGATCTCTTGGATTATACCAGTTTCTATAGTTGTGATGGCTACAAGTGATCGTCCCCAACTCAATCTCTACAACCTGTGATCGCCTAAAATAAAACCCATCAAACAGCGATCGCCCCCTCAACTCAATCTCAAAAATCCGCGATCGCCTAAAACTTAACCCATCAAGAAACGATCGCCTCCAATTTAAGCTAATCTGAGTAGTGATATTCTCCTAAATAATCACACCTATTCCATTTAAAACATCAGCTATGTGGAAATCCACTTGATTAACATTAAGACTTCCATTAATAAATTCATATGATAAATTGACCTCGACTAGATATGTATTTGTTACACTCGCCACATATCCCCCGCCCGACGGGAAGGTATTCGGACGACCATCTTCTCCAAAATATGTGTCAAGAGGTTCTACATGTACTTCAAAATGAACCATAACATCGAATGTTATTTGAATTTCTTTAGGGCTGATAGAGAGAATAGAAGGATCAATATCTCCCACGTTTATTACTTCAATCCCCCATACTTCAAAATCATCTTTCCTTGAAGAGTTATATACATCACAATTCTCAAGATAATCTTTGATTTCTTCCTTAACTGACTCCACATTAGTAGCAAAGTAACGCTTCACTTCAGCCGTTATCGTATTTGTATGCTCATTATATAAATCTAGTACTTTAGCTAATGAACTAATTGATTTTAATTGTGAGTCACCATCACAGAATGCTTTCATATCAGGATCTTCAGAAACCACATAAATTTTTTCGTCTTTTTTGTTTAAATATGACTTTAACGAAAACAACGAAAAAGCATCAGGAAACTCTGATTTTTTCTTCCCATCTCCAAAAGGAGGTTTCCTATCAAAATAAAGATTTAAAATAGTTTCAGTATCAACACAAGTCGCATTAATACATTTAGTCTGACAGCCTTCAATAAATTTGAGAAAGACATCATTTGCTTTCATATACACATCTTCTTCTAATATTTCAGCGAACAAAGACTTGATATATCCATCATTCAATGATGAGAGAATGCGAGCTTTACGTTTAAATGTTTGCATTGCATTCAAAGCTTCTTTTACTGAGAGATTGATATGATTTTCAACCTCTCTCATAACAACACTCGTTGTTATATGAAATAGCTCACCAGCTTCACATAGTTCTCTGAAAGACTTTAAAGCGGGATTATCGAAATAAAGTCCAGTTTGAACAAAGTACTGAGTATCTATAAAAACGTTTCTTGTCTCTAGCACAATACCTTTTCCTGAAACTTGATAACTGAGTGTAATTAGGTGTAAAACGTTTATTTATACCTTTCAGCCAAAGCCAACATTGCATCTAACTGAGAATCCATCAACAGACATTGCTCCAAATGCTCAATATCCAAATCAGGCAAACATAAGCTATGGGAACTCTGCACATAATCCCCAGACCGCAAGCAAAAAATACTAATCTTCCCCTCTTCCCAAAACCAAACTTCAGGGACTTCTAGCAACTGATATTTTCTGAGCTTGGCGACATTACCAATCGTCACCACCAACTCGATACACAAATCCGAAATCTCTTTCTCTGTATCAAAGTTATAGGACAAATCCGCTTGAAACTTGGTACGTCCTTGCAAAGACTGGGTATATGCACCAGTAGAAACAAACCGAATGCGCTTGAGCGTGAAATATGAAATTAACAATGCCCCAAGCAAAGTACAAATCATTTCATGCAGTCGCCCAATACCCACAATCTCTAAAACTCCCTCACAGTAAATTAGCCGCACACCATCAATATCTGCAAAAGCAGATTCTAATGCTTGGAACTGCTCCCACGTTACGAACTGCCTAACAATATGTTCGTGATCGGACTTAGCTAAAGCTTGGATCATGGCTTGGAGACTCACAGCTTAACATCACGATTTTAGCTTGAATTTTTAGATACTAATTATTCTAGCCGATCGCTCAATCTCAATGTAGATAAGTAGGTGGGCGCAATTAAATATAAAACCCTAAAAGCTGTGGCGCACGCTGCGCGTGCGCCACAGCTTTTGGTTCTATTTTTTAATTATGCCTAGCTACTTAGCTTTATCAAAAATTTATCTTAGAGTCACTCGCTACTCATCTTTAACCTTCAGATTAGCTCTAGACTATAACAAAGCCATATTTCAGGCTATAGCGGCTTTCATTCAAGGAAGGAAAATCTAGTGCAATCAATAGAATCAAAGCAAGCGATCGCTCAAGACTGGTTAGTTAACAACGAAAGCCAATGTTTTCCTTTTGCATCTTTGCAGGAAGATTTGCTAGAAAATCCCTTCCCCTATCGACTCTATCGATTTCTTACTGATGTAGAGAATATCATTTGGCAAGAATCAGATGATCGCTTGCGATTACAAAAAATCTGTCCATTAGTGCGGCGGTTGCTGAATGATTCGGAATGGATTTTGACTAGTTTTGCAATGCCAGATCGCGAAACGGGTTGGTCGGTGCAGATGATTTATGATGAACCAGATTTTGCGCTAACGGTGCAGACCGTCGCTTGGTCGCCGCAGCGTATTTCGTCAATTCATAATCATGCAACTTGGGGAATCGTGGCGCTGATTGATGGCGAGGAGAAAAATACTTTTTGGCAGCGATCGCCTAGTGTGGAATTTCCTGATCGCCTTGTCAAAACGGGTGAACATACGCTCACGGCTGGTGATATTCTCTGTTTGATGCCTGAGGCAATTCATCAAATTGAAGCGATCGGCGATGAGCCCACGATCAGTTTTAATATCTACGGTATAACTGACTATAGCCGCAGGTTTGAGTTTGATATAGAGCAGCATACCGCTAAAAAATTTTAGTATTCGGTATGGGATGTGCGAAGCGTTACCCATGCCGAACTTGTGAAATCAATGTATAAATCAATTAGAACAGCGATCACGCATATATTTAGCAAGCGAGTTTCCCATACCTCCCTACAGTTTCGTTTGACCGTAGAATTGATTGCCCTTGCGGTAATTAGCTTAACGGGGGTGGCTGTTTGGGCTGGTTGGAAAATGGAACAGACAGTGGTTAATGGTCACAAGCAAATGCTGGAATATGTAGCGATGCGTTTTCCCGATCAAGTGGAAATGTATATGGAAACAGGGGGGATTCAAGCAGGTATAGAACGCACATCTAATAAGGTTTCCACTTCAGAATTAGCGATTCTCGTTAAGGGGGGCAATGGCGAAGTTATTGCCAAATCCACGAAAAATTATGACCTATCCTCAGATATACAACATATTGGTGATACCCAAGTGCCAACTACGCCACAGGTAATCCAAATCGGCGATCGCTATGTGGTTATGTGTGGCAATCCTCTAACTGTCAATGGCAAAATAGTTGGTAAGGTTTATCTTTCTCAAGATATTACCAATGATCAATTACAGCTAAATAATGGCATTTACGGATTAATCATCGTTAGTATTAGCGCAACGATGATCTTGATTGTGGCGATCGCCCTGCGGGTTCGCAAAGCCCTTTCGCCTTTGCAGGAAATGAGTCAGATGGCAAGTCTGATTTCCATTGATGATCTCAGTGCTGCCAAATTGGAACTAGCCAAGGCTCCCGATGAGATTTTGGGATTAGCCCAGACTTTTAATGAAATGCTCCAGAGATTGTCGAGCGCTTGGGAGCAGCAGCGTCAATTTGTCGGCAATGTATCCCATGAGTTACGCACACCGCTAACCGTGATTGGCGGCTATTTGCAAAGCTTGCTGCGCCGAGGCGACAATTTGAGTGTCTATCAAAAACAAGCGATCGCAACCGCTAGCGCCGAAACTGAGCGCACGATCCAGATGCTCCAAGATTTGCTAGATCTGGCCCGTGCCGATAGTGGCAATTTGCATTTTCGGCAAGCTCCTGTTTTTTTAAATACTCTAGTTGCGGAAGTAGCGGCAATGAGTGCCAAAGTCAGCGATCGCTCAGTTACAGCCATAACCCAAAATCAAGATATTGTTGCTCTGGTAGACCAAGATCGGCTGCAACAGGTTTTGATTAATTTAGTGGATAATGCCATTAAATATTCCTCTGATCCAGTGGAAATTAAATTGGAAACTAGAGAAGATCAAGCGATGATCCATGTGTGTGATCGCGGTATTGGTATTGCTCTTGTCCATCAACAGCGTGTATTTGAGCGTTTTTATCGCAGTGATGATCCTTCCACCCGTTCCCGTGATGGTACTGGTCTGGGCTTAGCGATCGCCAAAAGCCTAGTAGAAGGGATGAATGGTAAAATCAGTCTTCTATCCAAACCAAATGAGGGTAGTATTTTTACAATCAGTTTACCGCTATGGAATCCGCAACGATGAATAATCGCATTCTGCTGATTGAAGATGATCCCAAGTTATCGAAATTTATCGAAATGGAACTTGGTTTAGAAGGTTATCAAATAACTGTGGCGATGACTGGCTTAGATGGTTTGCAATTAGCCCGTGATACGCAACCCGATCTGGTGATTTTAGATTGGATGTTGCCTGAAATATCAGGATTAGATATCTGCACAAGATTACGCAAAACGGGTGTACAAGTGCCGATCATTATGCTGACCGCTAAAGATGAAATTCGCGATCGCGTTACAGGTTTAAATGCAGGAGCCGATGACTATCTCACTAAGCCCTTTAGTATTGAAGAATTGCTGGCGAGAATCAAGGCAAGAATGCGGCGCATGTATCCCGAAGCGATCGACAATTTGCAATTTGAAGATATTACCCTAAAACATACTTCTCGCGAAGTCCATCGGGCAGGGCAGAGAGTCGATCTCACTGCTAAAGAATTTGACCTACTAGAATTTATGCTACGCCATCCTCAACAAGTTCTCACCCGCGATCAGATTCTCGAATCAGTATGGGGCTATGACTTCATGGGCGAGTCAAATATTATTGAGGTGTACATTCGAGCTTTACGCATCAAATTGGAAGTACATAATTCTAAACGGCTATTACATACGGTGCGCGGCGTGGGCTATGTTTTGCGCGGTCAAGCATAGGATAATCAAGAGGAATCTTAAAAGTGTTGCAGAGCAACACTTTTAAGATTCCTCTTGGGGTTCTTTTCAATAGAACTTAGCCGCCAATAAACCACTTTACACCTATAAATAGATAGTAAATTCCTGCCAAAATCAGCGCGACGCTGCCAAATTTAGTAATCCCCTCCGAATAATTCATTAGAAGCCGAGCTTGTTTGGCAAAACCAGTCAGCAAACTAGATAAAAAGATCACAATCGTATAGCCCAAAGCATAGCTGACCATCGTTAGCACCGATAGAATTTGCGAACCACTTGCCGCCGAAGCCGCAAGCACGGCAAACAAGACAGGACTTGCACAGGGGGAACTAACCAAAGCGTAGGTTAAACCAACTCCAAAAGGACCAAAATTAGTTCCACCAACATTAATTTGCGGTAATGGAATCCTAATCAATCCCAGCAAACCAAGCCCCATAATCAGAATAATCGTTCCCACTACCACATTAATATGACCGCGATATTCCACAATCACAAAGCCAGCGAAGGAAGAAACTAATCCAAATAGACTGAGGATAATTACATTACCAAGCACAAACATTCCTGCTTTGACAAAGGCATCTTTGCGAGAAGTGATATTGCGAGTACCGATATAGCTCAAGTTGATGGGGAGCATCGCTAAAATGCAAGGAGAAACACTGGCGATCAAGCCACCTGTAAAGGCGAGGGGCATGAGAACCAATGGGTTAGCGGTATCCTGTTGAGCGAACCATTCTTGATAGCGATTTTCAACGATAGATATGGCATATTCCAGTCCTTTAGATACTGGTTCAATAATGAATAGAGCGAGTAAAAAACCTAGAAGTGCTAATCCTCCAAAAACAAACCATTTTTTAGGAATTTTAGGGCTGTTTTTTTTGCTTGTAGTTTGCATAACTAGATCTTCAGTATTGCGATTGCTATTTTGAAGGGGTTTCATAAAGGGGTCTTGAGATGAGGGATGAA containing:
- a CDS encoding DUF29 domain-containing protein, giving the protein MTQTIARKSLYESDYLLWTQETITKLKARDFDHVDFENLIEEIEDLGRSYRDELESRLDVLLSHILKRLYVPLVNDYNGWERTIREQRKQIRRRLEKSPSLKNYLAEIFDNIWKEALKEVREDYPQYEFPDLWHFNRDIDTLLNGNFWS
- a CDS encoding BrnT family toxin, whose product is MLFDWDEEKAKSNLAKHGISFDEATSVFDDPLFLTFADPEHSVLEQRFLIMGESARGRLLVVSYTDRQDITRLISARPATRKERKVYESEL
- a CDS encoding PIN domain-containing protein, translated to MLETRNVFIDTQYFVQTGLYFDNPALKSFRELCEAGELFHITTSVVMREVENHINLSVKEALNAMQTFKRKARILSSLNDGYIKSLFAEILEEDVYMKANDVFLKFIEGCQTKCINATCVDTETILNLYFDRKPPFGDGKKKSEFPDAFSLFSLKSYLNKKDEKIYVVSEDPDMKAFCDGDSQLKSISSLAKVLDLYNEHTNTITAEVKRYFATNVESVKEEIKDYLENCDVYNSSRKDDFEVWGIEVINVGDIDPSILSISPKEIQITFDVMVHFEVHVEPLDTYFGEDGRPNTFPSGGGYVASVTNTYLVEVNLSYEFINGSLNVNQVDFHIADVLNGIGVII
- a CDS encoding Uma2 family endonuclease translates to MIQALAKSDHEHIVRQFVTWEQFQALESAFADIDGVRLIYCEGVLEIVGIGRLHEMICTLLGALLISYFTLKRIRFVSTGAYTQSLQGRTKFQADLSYNFDTEKEISDLCIELVVTIGNVAKLRKYQLLEVPEVWFWEEGKISIFCLRSGDYVQSSHSLCLPDLDIEHLEQCLLMDSQLDAMLALAERYK
- a CDS encoding cupin, producing the protein MQSIESKQAIAQDWLVNNESQCFPFASLQEDLLENPFPYRLYRFLTDVENIIWQESDDRLRLQKICPLVRRLLNDSEWILTSFAMPDRETGWSVQMIYDEPDFALTVQTVAWSPQRISSIHNHATWGIVALIDGEEKNTFWQRSPSVEFPDRLVKTGEHTLTAGDILCLMPEAIHQIEAIGDEPTISFNIYGITDYSRRFEFDIEQHTAKKF
- a CDS encoding sensor histidine kinase, translated to MYKSIRTAITHIFSKRVSHTSLQFRLTVELIALAVISLTGVAVWAGWKMEQTVVNGHKQMLEYVAMRFPDQVEMYMETGGIQAGIERTSNKVSTSELAILVKGGNGEVIAKSTKNYDLSSDIQHIGDTQVPTTPQVIQIGDRYVVMCGNPLTVNGKIVGKVYLSQDITNDQLQLNNGIYGLIIVSISATMILIVAIALRVRKALSPLQEMSQMASLISIDDLSAAKLELAKAPDEILGLAQTFNEMLQRLSSAWEQQRQFVGNVSHELRTPLTVIGGYLQSLLRRGDNLSVYQKQAIATASAETERTIQMLQDLLDLARADSGNLHFRQAPVFLNTLVAEVAAMSAKVSDRSVTAITQNQDIVALVDQDRLQQVLINLVDNAIKYSSDPVEIKLETREDQAMIHVCDRGIGIALVHQQRVFERFYRSDDPSTRSRDGTGLGLAIAKSLVEGMNGKISLLSKPNEGSIFTISLPLWNPQR
- a CDS encoding response regulator transcription factor, with the translated sequence MNNRILLIEDDPKLSKFIEMELGLEGYQITVAMTGLDGLQLARDTQPDLVILDWMLPEISGLDICTRLRKTGVQVPIIMLTAKDEIRDRVTGLNAGADDYLTKPFSIEELLARIKARMRRMYPEAIDNLQFEDITLKHTSREVHRAGQRVDLTAKEFDLLEFMLRHPQQVLTRDQILESVWGYDFMGESNIIEVYIRALRIKLEVHNSKRLLHTVRGVGYVLRGQA
- a CDS encoding cytochrome c biogenesis protein CcdA, which gives rise to MQTTSKKNSPKIPKKWFVFGGLALLGFLLALFIIEPVSKGLEYAISIVENRYQEWFAQQDTANPLVLMPLAFTGGLIASVSPCILAMLPINLSYIGTRNITSRKDAFVKAGMFVLGNVIILSLFGLVSSFAGFVIVEYRGHINVVVGTIILIMGLGLLGLIRIPLPQINVGGTNFGPFGVGLTYALVSSPCASPVLFAVLAASAASGSQILSVLTMVSYALGYTIVIFLSSLLTGFAKQARLLMNYSEGITKFGSVALILAGIYYLFIGVKWFIGG